One region of Culex pipiens pallens isolate TS chromosome 2, TS_CPP_V2, whole genome shotgun sequence genomic DNA includes:
- the LOC128092688 gene encoding brorin-like, with protein MGCTARENCTANGCPAYFDCPSLTDRQPDKCYLYGKVYAIGEQVPTEETTGSCVALLCSGFDEVASFSKAYIECPELFFPRPKNCIRQFKSDQCCSSSFVCGDDRNKLKTCQVGNKTYFEGQRYDVEGDPCKACICTVNSEGVVVKNCFEQKCTFEFTDSERLLQGAAPVYKKDRCCPVDWRLPSPYDKISQTACNDESNNHKCQYGNLTLNIGDALESVTTSRGTISCRCEIPPLVHCVLEDATVN; from the exons ATGGGGTGCACTGCTAGAGAAAATTGCACTGCTAATGGGTGTCCAGCGTACTTTGACTGTCCAAGCTTAACGGATCGTCAACCGGATAAGTGTTATCTGTACGGTAAAGTGTACGCTATTGGAGAGCAAGTTCCTACCGAAGAAACAACTGGAAGTTGTGTTGCGCTGCTGTGTAGTGG ATTCGACGAAGTGGCATCATTCTCAAAAGCATACATCGAGTGTCCAGAACTGTTCTTTCCTCGTCCTAAAAATTGCATCCGTCAGTTTAAAAGTGACCAGTGTTGCTCCTCCAGCTTTGTTTGCGGAGACGATCGGAACAAGTTGAAAACCTGCCAAGTTGGTAACAAGACTTACTTCGAAGGCCAGCGCTATGACGTCGAGGGAGATCCCTGCAAGGCTTGCATTTGTACGGTGAATTCGGAGGGAGTTGTGGTGAAGAATTGTTTTGAGCAAAAGTGTACCTTCGAGTTCACCGATAGTGAGCGCTTGCTACAAGGAGCTGCTCCAGTTTACAAGAAGGATCGATGCTGCCCGGTAGATTGGAGACTGC CATCTCCATACGACAAAATCTCTCAAACAGCATGTAACGATGAGAGCAATAACCATAAATGCCAATATGGAAATCTAACGCTCAACATTGGTGACGCCTTGGAAAGTGTAACTACATCTCGAGGAACCATCAGCTGCCGTTGCGAGATTCCACCATTAGTACATTGCGTGCTGGAAGATGCAACCGTAAACTAA
- the LOC120428771 gene encoding polyserase-2-like gives MNRKEVFVWLVSISSVLCSNFGRTPAEGYYQRKTISDCVQQFYRAEWEIENRDVPDFSMKNVPAVAGGIRAFNGEYPHMAAIGWTVGEKVQFMCGGTLIHPKYVLTAAHCAVSVGGSSPSTVRLGDTDLNSAHDDHFAQQINIRKIIRHPLHRFARSYHDIALIELETEATLGTAVFPACLWRDGIVPNEPLRITGFGELEEAGGHSPTLQQGQVQLLDEELCRTKIRVNRKIPDGLLDSQFCASHDTMDTCQGDSGGPIELRRVDLYDQEHPVVVGVTSFGTPCTNGSTGVYTKISSYIDWIEEETKENFSYQNCINKPGNRNVANNLLDPVYIPAYGHLLQNSSLDSEYSCAGTLIDDRYVLTSAFCVTQPNETPKFVYFNANNEAVQVDEVIVHPRYEPGNTTNDIALLKLSMYLKPNSTLRPVCLEDTDTSQYPTYSFVFRSKLQSNLENLRYSYHTKGVRRSFESCVDNVEESQICANNSLPILPGICQIDTGGPILSKRIPQSTIPYLEGISGFQSGGCGGKLLGTKIEPHIKWIESVILKMQLEDVLIFTN, from the exons ATGAACAGAAAGGAGGTATTCGTCTGGTTGGTGTCAATCAGCTCGGTTTTGTGTAGTAATTTTGGTCGAACACCAGCTGAAGGATACTATCAAAGAAAAACTATTTCAG ACTGTGTTCAACAATTCTACCGAGCTGAATGGGAAATTGAGAATCGTGATGTTCctgatttttcaatgaaaaatgtgCCGGCTGTTGCCGGAGGAATTCGAGCGTTCAATGGCGAGTACCCTCATATG GCTGCCATCGGCTGGACCGTTGGTGAAAAGGTTCAGTTCATGTGCGGCGGTACGTTGATACATCCCAAGTATGTCCTGACTGCGGCTCACTGTGCGGTTTCTGTCGGAGGATCTTCACCGTCCACGGTTCGATTAGGGGACACGGATTTGAACAGTGCTCATGATGATCATTTTGCACAGCAAATCAATATACGAAAAATTATAAGACACCCACTGCATCGGTTTGCCAGAAGCTACCATGACATTGCGTTGATAGAACTCGAAACGGAAGCAACGCTGGGGACCGCAGTGTTCCCAGCTTGCCTATGGCGAGACGGAATTGTTCCCAATGAACCTCTGCGAATAACTGGTTTTGGCGAGTTGGAAGAGGCTGGTGGACACAGTCCGACTCTACAGCAGGGTCAAGTTCAGTTGTTAGATGAGGAGTTGTGTCGGACCAAAATACGGGTTAACCGTAAAATCCCAGATGGTTTGCTGGATAGTCAGTTCTGTGCATCACATGATACGATGGATACCTGTCAG GGAGATTCAGGTGGACCGATTGAATTGCGCCGAGTTGATTTATACGACCAGGAACATCCCGTTGTAGTTGGTGTTACATCTTTTGGAACTCCGTGTACTAACGGTTCAACTGGAGTCTATACTAAAATCTCATCCTACATTGACTGGATTGAGGAAGAAACGAAGGAAAACTTTTCTTACCAGAATTGCATCAACAAACCTGGTAATCGAAATGTTGCAAATAACCTTTTAGACCCAGTTTACATCCCAGCGTATGGTCATCTACTGCAAAATAGTTCCCTTGACAGTGAATACAGTTGCGCGGGAACGTTAATTGATGATCGATACGTACTAACATCAGCATTTTGTGTAACACAGCCGAATGAAACtccaaaatttgtttatttcaacGCTAATAATGAAGCGGTTCAGGTTGATGAAGTCATCGTTCATCCCAGATATGAACCAGGCAATACAACAAACGATATAGCACTGCTTAAACTCAGCATGTACCTTAAGCCCAACTCAACATTAAGGCCAGTTTGTTTAGAAGACACAGATACCAGCCAATACCCAACATACTCGTTCGTTTTCCGTAGTAAATTGCAAAGCAATTTAGAAAATCTAAGGTACAGCTACCATACGAAAGGAGTCAGACGTTCGTTCGAAAGTTGTGTTGATAACGTTGAGGAAAGTCAAATTTGTGCAAATAACTCGCTGCCAATTTTACCCGGAATCTGCCAGATCGACACAGGAGGGCCCATTTTGAGTAAACGGATTCCACAGAGTACGATTCCGTACTTGGAAGGGATATCTGGATTTCAAAGTGGAGGATGTGGTGGTAAATTGCTCGGAACTAAAATTGAACCACATATAAAGTGGATCGAAAGCGTTATTCTGAAAATGCAACTTGAAGATGTGCTCATTTTTACAAactag
- the LOC120428770 gene encoding serine protease 53-like: MKIWLIVWVVMTIFNSLVEGQFEYFTNDPPDDYFKRKSLEDCPIRFYWDMDKFNVHYAFGGMRAVRGEFQHMAAIGWNNSGSIKYLCGGSLITSRFVLTAAHCVADGEGKPPVTVRLGDTNLGSTEDAQFSQQVRIKALKRHPQYRFSRKYYDIALIELEEEVKFNEAICPACLWLEENAPTEQMNAVGFGVTGFGEELSPTLQKVNLSELDKDDCLGNPKNSRALPEGLVQSQFCAASDHQDTCEGDSGGPLQIERLDVNNVMVPLIAGVVSFGTPCTEGSTGVYTRVAAYRDWIEKETGRSFSYSTCARTSGCHTRKHVRSNIDSPPSAPFHRVGLLWNHTDLNEFQCGGTLVDYKFVLTSAHCARFKQGFPKLIVVGDSKQIVPIESVHIHPMYTPDKPENDLALLKLTKYLNPRGDMLPACLWREDEVKDEYGQMHYSTYSSRFDSLKYFHEDVYNRYVIGTKIEENGKCTNTRFRSKNLLCGQNNVKLIPTVCKNDYGGPVSNNANFQWTPYVYGVVSTLSESCENELVGTRITPHLQWIEDTILNHNNDQLIFVP, from the exons atgaaaatttggttaattGTGTGGGTTGTTATGACAATTTTCAACAGTTTAGTAGAGGGACAATTCGAGTACTTTACGAATGACCCTCCGGATGATTACTTCAAGCGAAAATCTTTAGAAG ATTGTCCGATAAGGTTTTATTGGGACATGGACAAGTTCAACGTGCATTACGCGTTTGGTGGAATGCGAGCAGTTCGGGGCGAGTTCCAGCACATG GCCGCTATTGGTTGGAACAACTCTGGCAGCATCAAGTATTTGTGCGGAGGGTCGCTGATTACGTCAAGATTCGTTCTGACTGCAGCCCATTGCGTTGCCGATGGGGAAGG GAAACCTCCGGTAACAGTTCGGCTTGGTGACACCAATCTTGGCTCGACAGAAGATGCGCAGTTCAGTCAGCAGGTGCGAATCAAGGCTCTCAAAAGGCATCCACAGTATCGCTTCAGCAGAAAGTATTACGACATTGCGTTGATCGAGCTGGAAGAGGAGGTCAAGTTCAACGAGGCAATATGCCCGGCTTGTTTGTGGCTGGAGGAGAACGCTCCAACGGAGCAGATGAATGCCGTTGGATTTGGTGTAACCGGCTTTGGGGAAGAACTTAGTCCGACACTGCAGAAGGTGAACCTTTCGGAACTAGACAAGGACGATTGTCTGGGTAATCCCAAGAACAGTCGTGCCCTTCCTGAAGGATTGGTGCAATCGCAGTTTTGTGCGGCAAGCGACCATCAGGACACCTGTGAG GGTGATTCAGGAGGTCCGTTGCAGATCGAACGGCTTGATGTGAACAATGTCATGGTTCCTTTAATAGCTGGAGTAGTGTCTTTTGGAACTCCTTGTACGGAGGGATCAACCGGGGTGTATACACGGGTTGCTGCTTACAGAGATTGGATTGAGAAGGAAACTGGACGATCTTTTAGTTATTCAA CATGCGCCAGAACCTCGGGCTGTCACACAAGAAAACATGTCCGAAGTAACATCGATAGTCCACCTTCTGCACCGTTTCATCGAGTTGGACTGCTGTGGAACCATACCGACTTGAATGAGTTCCAGTGTGGCGGTACCTTAGTGGACTACAAGTTCGTCCTCACGTCGGCACACTGTGCACGTTTCAAGCAAGGTTTCCCGAAGCTGATCGTAGTTGGTGATTCCAAGCAGATCGTTCCGATCGAAAGTGTTCACATCCATCCCATGTACACGCCGGACAAACCGGAAAACGATTTGGCACTGCTCAAATTGACGAAATATTTGAACCCTCGGGGAGACATGCTGCCAGCTTGCTTGTGGCGAGAAGACGAAGTTAAGGATGAATACGGACAGATGCACTATTCCACGTATAGTAGTAGATTTGATTCTCTGAAATACTTTCATGAAGACGTCTATAATCGGTATGTCATTGGaacgaaaattgaagaaaacggAAAGTGTACGAATACAAGGTTCAGAAGCAAGAATCTTCTCTGTGGACAGAACAATGTCAAGCTCATTCCAACGGTGTGCAAG AATGACTACGGAGGTCCAGTTTCGAACAACGCCAACTTCCAGTGGACTCCGTACGTTTACGGAGTGGTTTCGACTCTAAGTGAGAGTTGCGAAAACGAACTGGTTGGAACGAGAATCACACCTCATTTGCAGTGGATCGAGGATACCATTTTGAATCACAACAACGATCAGCTGATATTTGTTCCGTAG
- the LOC120428768 gene encoding uncharacterized protein LOC120428768 isoform X1 → MRFHVILLVAAVILGNSAVGEQQSLDCTNRFISFLTTFSTDSCAIRVKRSVQHEFQHVVAIGWITSKGIEYGCGGSLITSKFVLTVAHCAADGDAKVPTVVKLGLKEQGRTDDSSLSQIINIKSFRTHPQFRFSKKYYDIALVELEREVELNNAICTACLWLEDTTPEEAMSAIGFVSPGFSPNFDPILRNVTLKEISGKECGEILPLSGRTLPDGLVKEQFCAGSDDQDTCEGDSGSPLQVERVEINGDMIPLIVGLVSFGTPCIEGSVGVYTRVSPYKDWIEEVTGQSFDYGACSRASQCKQRKRTETKIESPPNIPTHRVGLLWNESNPNPYQCGATILLPNLGTQYAITSAYCAKTKQGPPKFVITGPHRTIVAIAAVHVHPEYKPGEPENDIAVLRLARSLHESDGMLPAKLCRRDDFLLDETDYSAYRSPSHSTESIQDMIFERYVIRINNVDVGECTSPEYREKDLLCGKSKARLIPKICEVDYGGPVNHVGDYMNIPYLYGVVSTLSKGCTDELVATRIYRHIDWIKSITN, encoded by the exons ATGCGGTTCCACGTAATCCTGCTTGTGGCGGCCGTCATTCTGGGGAATTCCGCTGTAGGAGAGCAGCAAAGTTTAG ACTGTACAAATCGTTTTATATCGTTCTTGACAACTTTCAGTACAGATTCTTGTGCCATTCGGGTGAAGCGATCGGTTCAGCACGAATTCCAACATGTG GTTGCCATCGGGTGGATCACCTCCAAGGGAATCGAGTACGGCTGCGGTGGATCGTTGATAACGTCAAAGTTCGTGCTGACCGTGGCTCACTGTGCCGCGGATGGAGATGC GAAAGTTCCAACTGTGGTCAAACTTGGCCTGAAAGAGCAAGGAAGGACGGATGATTCTTCGTTGAGTCAAATAATCAACATCAAATCGTTTCGAACGCATCCCCAGTTTCGCTTCAGCAAAAAGTACTACGATATCGCGTTAGTTGAGCTTGAGAGGGAGGTCGAGCTCAACAATGCGATCTGCACGGCCTGTCTGTGGTTGGAGGACACCACGCCGGAGGAAGCTATGAGTGCGATTGGCTTTGTGTCACCTGGATTTAGTCCCAACTTTGATCCAATCTTGCGGAACGTCACTCTGAAGGAAATCAGCGGGAAGGAGTGCGGTGAAATTTTGCCCCTATCGGGTCGGACACTGCCGGATGGACTGGTTAAGGAACAGTTTTGCGCCGGAAGTGACGATCAAGACACGTGTGAG GGCGATTCCGGAAGTCCACTTCAGGTGGAACGTGTTGAGATCAACGGCGATATGATCCCATTGATCGTGGGACTTGTATCGTTCGGAACACCTTGTATCGAGGGATCAGTTGGAGTGTACACCAGGGTGTCTCCTTATAAGGATTGGATCGAAGAGGTTACTGGCCAATCGTTTGATTACGGAG CTTGTTCAAGAGCTTCACAGTGCAAGCAGAGAAAACGGACCGAAACTAAAATTGAATCTCCACCAAACATACCAACACATCGAGTCGGACTTCTTTGGAATGAATCCAACCCTAACCCGTATCAATGTGGTGCCACCATACTATTACCAAACCTAGGCACACAATACGCTATCACATCGGCATACTGTGCCAAAACTAAGCAAGGTCCGCCCAAATTTGTAATAACCGGACCACATCGAACGATCGTAGCGATCGCAGCTGTTCACGTCCATCCCGAGTACAAACCTGGTGAGCCGGAGAACGACATTGCAGTACTTAGATTGGCACGAAGCTTACACGAAAGCGATGGTATGCTACCAGCCAAATTGTGCCGCAGAGATGACTTTTTGTTAGACGAAACGGATTACTCTGCGTATCGAAGTCCGAGTCATTCTACTGAATCCATTCAAGATATGATATTTGAACGATACGTAATTAGAATCAATAATGTTGACGTCGGAGAATGTACATCCCCAGAATACCGAGAAAAAGATCTGCTGTGTGGAAAGAGCAAAGCACGTTTGATTCCAAAGATTTGTGAG GTAGATTATGGAGGACCAGTAAATCACGTCGGGGACTACATGAACATACCATACCTGTACGGAGTTGTATCCACGTTGAGCAAAGGCTGCACAGATGAACTTGTCGCAACCAGGATATATCGCCATATCGATTGGATTAAAAGTATAACCAATTAG
- the LOC120428768 gene encoding serine protease 55-like isoform X2 translates to MRFHVILLVAAVILGNSAVGEQQSLDSCAIRVKRSVQHEFQHVVAIGWITSKGIEYGCGGSLITSKFVLTVAHCAADGDAKVPTVVKLGLKEQGRTDDSSLSQIINIKSFRTHPQFRFSKKYYDIALVELEREVELNNAICTACLWLEDTTPEEAMSAIGFVSPGFSPNFDPILRNVTLKEISGKECGEILPLSGRTLPDGLVKEQFCAGSDDQDTCEGDSGSPLQVERVEINGDMIPLIVGLVSFGTPCIEGSVGVYTRVSPYKDWIEEVTGQSFDYGACSRASQCKQRKRTETKIESPPNIPTHRVGLLWNESNPNPYQCGATILLPNLGTQYAITSAYCAKTKQGPPKFVITGPHRTIVAIAAVHVHPEYKPGEPENDIAVLRLARSLHESDGMLPAKLCRRDDFLLDETDYSAYRSPSHSTESIQDMIFERYVIRINNVDVGECTSPEYREKDLLCGKSKARLIPKICEVDYGGPVNHVGDYMNIPYLYGVVSTLSKGCTDELVATRIYRHIDWIKSITN, encoded by the exons ATGCGGTTCCACGTAATCCTGCTTGTGGCGGCCGTCATTCTGGGGAATTCCGCTGTAGGAGAGCAGCAAAGTTTAG ATTCTTGTGCCATTCGGGTGAAGCGATCGGTTCAGCACGAATTCCAACATGTG GTTGCCATCGGGTGGATCACCTCCAAGGGAATCGAGTACGGCTGCGGTGGATCGTTGATAACGTCAAAGTTCGTGCTGACCGTGGCTCACTGTGCCGCGGATGGAGATGC GAAAGTTCCAACTGTGGTCAAACTTGGCCTGAAAGAGCAAGGAAGGACGGATGATTCTTCGTTGAGTCAAATAATCAACATCAAATCGTTTCGAACGCATCCCCAGTTTCGCTTCAGCAAAAAGTACTACGATATCGCGTTAGTTGAGCTTGAGAGGGAGGTCGAGCTCAACAATGCGATCTGCACGGCCTGTCTGTGGTTGGAGGACACCACGCCGGAGGAAGCTATGAGTGCGATTGGCTTTGTGTCACCTGGATTTAGTCCCAACTTTGATCCAATCTTGCGGAACGTCACTCTGAAGGAAATCAGCGGGAAGGAGTGCGGTGAAATTTTGCCCCTATCGGGTCGGACACTGCCGGATGGACTGGTTAAGGAACAGTTTTGCGCCGGAAGTGACGATCAAGACACGTGTGAG GGCGATTCCGGAAGTCCACTTCAGGTGGAACGTGTTGAGATCAACGGCGATATGATCCCATTGATCGTGGGACTTGTATCGTTCGGAACACCTTGTATCGAGGGATCAGTTGGAGTGTACACCAGGGTGTCTCCTTATAAGGATTGGATCGAAGAGGTTACTGGCCAATCGTTTGATTACGGAG CTTGTTCAAGAGCTTCACAGTGCAAGCAGAGAAAACGGACCGAAACTAAAATTGAATCTCCACCAAACATACCAACACATCGAGTCGGACTTCTTTGGAATGAATCCAACCCTAACCCGTATCAATGTGGTGCCACCATACTATTACCAAACCTAGGCACACAATACGCTATCACATCGGCATACTGTGCCAAAACTAAGCAAGGTCCGCCCAAATTTGTAATAACCGGACCACATCGAACGATCGTAGCGATCGCAGCTGTTCACGTCCATCCCGAGTACAAACCTGGTGAGCCGGAGAACGACATTGCAGTACTTAGATTGGCACGAAGCTTACACGAAAGCGATGGTATGCTACCAGCCAAATTGTGCCGCAGAGATGACTTTTTGTTAGACGAAACGGATTACTCTGCGTATCGAAGTCCGAGTCATTCTACTGAATCCATTCAAGATATGATATTTGAACGATACGTAATTAGAATCAATAATGTTGACGTCGGAGAATGTACATCCCCAGAATACCGAGAAAAAGATCTGCTGTGTGGAAAGAGCAAAGCACGTTTGATTCCAAAGATTTGTGAG GTAGATTATGGAGGACCAGTAAATCACGTCGGGGACTACATGAACATACCATACCTGTACGGAGTTGTATCCACGTTGAGCAAAGGCTGCACAGATGAACTTGTCGCAACCAGGATATATCGCCATATCGATTGGATTAAAAGTATAACCAATTAG
- the LOC120428768 gene encoding serine protease snake-like isoform X3 encodes MRFHVILLVAAVILGNSAVGEQQSLDSCAIRVKRSVQHEFQHVVAIGWITSKGIEYGCGGSLITSKFVLTVAHCAADGDAKVPTVVKLGLKEQGRTDDSSLSQIINIKSFRTHPQFRFSKKYYDIALVELEREVELNNAICTACLWLEDTTPEEAMSAIGFVSPGFSPNFDPILRNVTLKEISGKECGEILPLSGRTLPDGLVKEQFCAGSDDQDTCEGDSGSPLQVERVEINGDMIPLIVGLVSFGTPCIEGSVGVYTRVSPYKDWIEELVQELHSASRENGPKLKLNLHQTYQHIESDFFGMNPTLTRINVVPPYYYQT; translated from the exons ATGCGGTTCCACGTAATCCTGCTTGTGGCGGCCGTCATTCTGGGGAATTCCGCTGTAGGAGAGCAGCAAAGTTTAG ATTCTTGTGCCATTCGGGTGAAGCGATCGGTTCAGCACGAATTCCAACATGTG GTTGCCATCGGGTGGATCACCTCCAAGGGAATCGAGTACGGCTGCGGTGGATCGTTGATAACGTCAAAGTTCGTGCTGACCGTGGCTCACTGTGCCGCGGATGGAGATGC GAAAGTTCCAACTGTGGTCAAACTTGGCCTGAAAGAGCAAGGAAGGACGGATGATTCTTCGTTGAGTCAAATAATCAACATCAAATCGTTTCGAACGCATCCCCAGTTTCGCTTCAGCAAAAAGTACTACGATATCGCGTTAGTTGAGCTTGAGAGGGAGGTCGAGCTCAACAATGCGATCTGCACGGCCTGTCTGTGGTTGGAGGACACCACGCCGGAGGAAGCTATGAGTGCGATTGGCTTTGTGTCACCTGGATTTAGTCCCAACTTTGATCCAATCTTGCGGAACGTCACTCTGAAGGAAATCAGCGGGAAGGAGTGCGGTGAAATTTTGCCCCTATCGGGTCGGACACTGCCGGATGGACTGGTTAAGGAACAGTTTTGCGCCGGAAGTGACGATCAAGACACGTGTGAG GGCGATTCCGGAAGTCCACTTCAGGTGGAACGTGTTGAGATCAACGGCGATATGATCCCATTGATCGTGGGACTTGTATCGTTCGGAACACCTTGTATCGAGGGATCAGTTGGAGTGTACACCAGGGTGTCTCCTTATAAGGATTGGATCGAAGAG CTTGTTCAAGAGCTTCACAGTGCAAGCAGAGAAAACGGACCGAAACTAAAATTGAATCTCCACCAAACATACCAACACATCGAGTCGGACTTCTTTGGAATGAATCCAACCCTAACCCGTATCAATGTGGTGCCACCATACTATTACCAAACCTAG